One window of Manihot esculenta cultivar AM560-2 chromosome 17, M.esculenta_v8, whole genome shotgun sequence genomic DNA carries:
- the LOC110604514 gene encoding G-type lectin S-receptor-like serine/threonine-protein kinase At4g27290 isoform X2, with the protein MSMDTASLAFLGTATSLVIFLFKFSTALDTITPSQSLSDGETLVSREGTFELGFFSLDDSEKRYLGIWYGNIPSKTVVWVANRNNPINGSSGLLTINSTGNPVLLSDNRTVVWSVSNLTKEAQEPILQLLDSGNFVLRNKNGGDLGIYLWQSFDYPCDTLLPGMKLGWDSKSGLNRHLSSWRSPTDPSPGDFMWEVQLHSNPEAVMWKGTEKYYRSGPWNGIAFSGGIALRPNPVFGFNFVSTEEEIYYKFNLNNESLLTRIVMNQTTYNRERYTWNDVNRSWSLYDIVPRDRCDSYGLCGAYGNCIVSELPVCQCLKGFKPRSLETWNLKDWSQGCMRNKPLNCETGDGFLKFSGLKLPDTTHSWVNKTMNLRECRATCLKNCSCMAYSSSDIRGGGSGCAIWFGDLMDMRQLPADGGQELYIRMNASETEQTSNNTQNNQDNEDIELPLFGLPIIVNSTNNFSINKKIGEGGFGPVYRGKLIDGQEIAVKRLSRTSGQGLNEFKNEVIFIAKLQHRNLVKLLGCCIQGEERMLVYEYMPNKSLDSFIFDKTRSRLLDWAKRFNIICGIARGLLYLHQDSRLRIIHRDLKASNILLDNEMNPKISDFGMAKTVGGEQTEGNTNRVVGTYGYMAPEYATDGIFSDKSDVFSFGILILEIISGKKSRGYHHPDHSHNLIGHAWRLWNEGKCLELIDSVSGDSLYISEVMRCYHISLLCAQHHAEDRPSMAVVVLMLGSKNLLPEPKEPGFFKYKGRHREESSSSKIESSSTNEMTISLLEAR; encoded by the exons ATGTCAATGGATACCGCTTCACTTGCATTTCTCGGTACCGCTACCAGTCTTGTCATTTTCCTATTCAAATTCTCCACTGCCCTTGACACCATTACTCCCTCTCAATCTTTGAGCGATGGCGAGACCTTGGTTTCCAGAGAGGGAACATTCGAACTGGGTTTCTTCAGTCTCGACGATTCTGAGAAACGTTATTTGGGAATTTGGTATGGAAATATTCCCAGTAAAACTGTTGTTTGGGTTGCAAATAGGAATAATCCGATCAATGGTTCTTCTGGTTTGTTGACTATAAATAGCACCGGCAATCCTGTTCTCCTTAGTGACAACAGAACTGTTGTTTGGTCAGTATCGAACTTGACAAAAGAAGCACAAGAGCCAATTTTGCAGCTTTTAGATTCAGGAAATTTTGTTTTAAGAAACAAAAATGGTGGAGATTTAGGAATCTACTTGTGGCAAAGCTTTGATTATCCATGTGATACACTactacctggaatgaagctggGATGGGACTCAAAGTCCGGACTTAATAGACATCTATCATCGTGGAGGAGTCCAACTGATCCATCTCCTGGAGATTTTATGTGGGAGGTACAATTGCATAGTAATCCTGAGGCAGTTATGTGGAAGGGCACAGAGAAATACTATCGGAGTGGCCCATGGAATGGTATTGCATTCAGTGGTGGCATCGCACTAAGGCCTAACCCTGTCTTTGGGTTCAATTTTGTGTCAACTGAGGAGGAGATATATTACAAATTCAACCTGAACAATGAATCTCTATTAACAAGGATAGTTATGAATCAAACCACATATAATCGTGAGCGGTATACTTGGAATGATGTCAATCGAAGCTGGAGCCTCTATGACATTGTGCCAAGAGACCGTTGTGATAGCTATGGCCTTTGTGGTGCCTATGGAAATTGCATAGTTAGTGAATTGCCAGTTTGCCAATGTTTAAAAGGCTTCAAGCCTAGATCATTAGAGACTTGGAACTTAAAGGATTGGTCTCAAGGATGCATGCGCAATAAACCATTAAACTGCGAGACAGGAGATGGGTTTCTTAAATTTTCTGGGTTAAAGTTGCCAGATACTACGCATTCTTGGGTCAACAAAACAATGAATCTCAGAGAATGCAGGGCTACATGCTTAAAAAATTGTTCTTGTATGGCATATTCAAGTTCAGATATTAGAGGAGGAGGCAGTGGATGTGCCATTTGGTTTGGTGACCTGATGGATATGAGACAGTTACCAGCTGATGGAGGGCAAGAACTATATATCCGAATGAATGCTTCCGAAACAG aGCAAACATCAAATAATACACAAAATAATCAGGACAATGAAGACATAGAGCTACCACTGTTCGGGTTACCTATAATAGTTAATTCCACCAATAACTTTTCAATCAACAAGAAGATAGGAGAAGGTGGTTTTGGACCTGTCTACAGG ggcaaactaaTAGATGGACAAGAAATTGCCGTGAAGAGGCTATCAAGGACTTCTGGACAAGGGTTAAATGAGTTCAAAAATGAAGTCATATTTATAGCGAAACTTCAACACCGAAATCTTGTAAAGCTTCTTGGTTGTTGCATTCAAGGAGAAGAGAGAATGCTGGTTTATGAGTACATGCCCAATAAAAGCCTTGACTCCTTCATTTTTG ATAAAACAAGAAGTAGACTGCTAGACTGGGCCAAGCGTTTCAACATTATTTGTGGGATTGCTAGGGGCCTTCTCTATCTCCATCAAGATTCAAGATTGAGGATTATTCATAGGGATCTCAAAGCAAGTAACATATTACTTGACAATGAGATGAACccaaaaatttcagattttggcATGGCCAAAACTGTTGGAGGTGAACAAACTGAAGGAAACACAAATAGGGTGGTTGGAACTTA TGGGTATATGGCACCGGAATATGCAACTGATGGGATCTTCTCAGACAAATCTGACGTGTTTAGTTTTGGTATCTTGATCCTCGAGATAATAAGTGGTAAGAAAAGTAGAGGATATCATCATCCAGACCATAGTCATAACCTTATTGGACAT GCTTGGAGATTGTGGAATGAAGGCAAGTGCTTGGAATTGATTGATTCAGTATCAGGAGATTCGTTGTATATATCGGAAGTGATGCGATGCTACCATATTAGCCTCTTATGTGCGCAACATCATGCTGAGGACAGGCCAAGCATGGCAGTTGTGGTTTTAATGTTAGGTAGCAAGAATCTATTGCCTGAGCCCAAAGAACCTGGGTTTTTCAAGTACAAAGGTCGACACAGAGAAGAATCTTCATCGAGCAAAATTGAATCATCCTCAACCAATGAAATGACGATCTCATTGCTGGAAGCTCGATAG
- the LOC110604514 gene encoding G-type lectin S-receptor-like serine/threonine-protein kinase At4g27290 isoform X1, whose protein sequence is MSMDTASLAFLGTATSLVIFLFKFSTALDTITPSQSLSDGETLVSREGTFELGFFSLDDSEKRYLGIWYGNIPSKTVVWVANRNNPINGSSGLLTINSTGNPVLLSDNRTVVWSVSNLTKEAQEPILQLLDSGNFVLRNKNGGDLGIYLWQSFDYPCDTLLPGMKLGWDSKSGLNRHLSSWRSPTDPSPGDFMWEVQLHSNPEAVMWKGTEKYYRSGPWNGIAFSGGIALRPNPVFGFNFVSTEEEIYYKFNLNNESLLTRIVMNQTTYNRERYTWNDVNRSWSLYDIVPRDRCDSYGLCGAYGNCIVSELPVCQCLKGFKPRSLETWNLKDWSQGCMRNKPLNCETGDGFLKFSGLKLPDTTHSWVNKTMNLRECRATCLKNCSCMAYSSSDIRGGGSGCAIWFGDLMDMRQLPADGGQELYIRMNASETEGKAKPKMKIAIITVAAIAMVSGMLIVSFAIYKRKTKSTEQTSNNTQNNQDNEDIELPLFGLPIIVNSTNNFSINKKIGEGGFGPVYRGKLIDGQEIAVKRLSRTSGQGLNEFKNEVIFIAKLQHRNLVKLLGCCIQGEERMLVYEYMPNKSLDSFIFDKTRSRLLDWAKRFNIICGIARGLLYLHQDSRLRIIHRDLKASNILLDNEMNPKISDFGMAKTVGGEQTEGNTNRVVGTYGYMAPEYATDGIFSDKSDVFSFGILILEIISGKKSRGYHHPDHSHNLIGHAWRLWNEGKCLELIDSVSGDSLYISEVMRCYHISLLCAQHHAEDRPSMAVVVLMLGSKNLLPEPKEPGFFKYKGRHREESSSSKIESSSTNEMTISLLEAR, encoded by the exons ATGTCAATGGATACCGCTTCACTTGCATTTCTCGGTACCGCTACCAGTCTTGTCATTTTCCTATTCAAATTCTCCACTGCCCTTGACACCATTACTCCCTCTCAATCTTTGAGCGATGGCGAGACCTTGGTTTCCAGAGAGGGAACATTCGAACTGGGTTTCTTCAGTCTCGACGATTCTGAGAAACGTTATTTGGGAATTTGGTATGGAAATATTCCCAGTAAAACTGTTGTTTGGGTTGCAAATAGGAATAATCCGATCAATGGTTCTTCTGGTTTGTTGACTATAAATAGCACCGGCAATCCTGTTCTCCTTAGTGACAACAGAACTGTTGTTTGGTCAGTATCGAACTTGACAAAAGAAGCACAAGAGCCAATTTTGCAGCTTTTAGATTCAGGAAATTTTGTTTTAAGAAACAAAAATGGTGGAGATTTAGGAATCTACTTGTGGCAAAGCTTTGATTATCCATGTGATACACTactacctggaatgaagctggGATGGGACTCAAAGTCCGGACTTAATAGACATCTATCATCGTGGAGGAGTCCAACTGATCCATCTCCTGGAGATTTTATGTGGGAGGTACAATTGCATAGTAATCCTGAGGCAGTTATGTGGAAGGGCACAGAGAAATACTATCGGAGTGGCCCATGGAATGGTATTGCATTCAGTGGTGGCATCGCACTAAGGCCTAACCCTGTCTTTGGGTTCAATTTTGTGTCAACTGAGGAGGAGATATATTACAAATTCAACCTGAACAATGAATCTCTATTAACAAGGATAGTTATGAATCAAACCACATATAATCGTGAGCGGTATACTTGGAATGATGTCAATCGAAGCTGGAGCCTCTATGACATTGTGCCAAGAGACCGTTGTGATAGCTATGGCCTTTGTGGTGCCTATGGAAATTGCATAGTTAGTGAATTGCCAGTTTGCCAATGTTTAAAAGGCTTCAAGCCTAGATCATTAGAGACTTGGAACTTAAAGGATTGGTCTCAAGGATGCATGCGCAATAAACCATTAAACTGCGAGACAGGAGATGGGTTTCTTAAATTTTCTGGGTTAAAGTTGCCAGATACTACGCATTCTTGGGTCAACAAAACAATGAATCTCAGAGAATGCAGGGCTACATGCTTAAAAAATTGTTCTTGTATGGCATATTCAAGTTCAGATATTAGAGGAGGAGGCAGTGGATGTGCCATTTGGTTTGGTGACCTGATGGATATGAGACAGTTACCAGCTGATGGAGGGCAAGAACTATATATCCGAATGAATGCTTCCGAAACAG AGGGGAAAGCGAAACCTAAGATGAAGATAGCAATTATAACTGTTGCTGCCATTGCAATGGTCTCTGGGATGCTTATAGTCAGTTTTGCCATATACAAAAGGAAGACCAAGTCCACTG aGCAAACATCAAATAATACACAAAATAATCAGGACAATGAAGACATAGAGCTACCACTGTTCGGGTTACCTATAATAGTTAATTCCACCAATAACTTTTCAATCAACAAGAAGATAGGAGAAGGTGGTTTTGGACCTGTCTACAGG ggcaaactaaTAGATGGACAAGAAATTGCCGTGAAGAGGCTATCAAGGACTTCTGGACAAGGGTTAAATGAGTTCAAAAATGAAGTCATATTTATAGCGAAACTTCAACACCGAAATCTTGTAAAGCTTCTTGGTTGTTGCATTCAAGGAGAAGAGAGAATGCTGGTTTATGAGTACATGCCCAATAAAAGCCTTGACTCCTTCATTTTTG ATAAAACAAGAAGTAGACTGCTAGACTGGGCCAAGCGTTTCAACATTATTTGTGGGATTGCTAGGGGCCTTCTCTATCTCCATCAAGATTCAAGATTGAGGATTATTCATAGGGATCTCAAAGCAAGTAACATATTACTTGACAATGAGATGAACccaaaaatttcagattttggcATGGCCAAAACTGTTGGAGGTGAACAAACTGAAGGAAACACAAATAGGGTGGTTGGAACTTA TGGGTATATGGCACCGGAATATGCAACTGATGGGATCTTCTCAGACAAATCTGACGTGTTTAGTTTTGGTATCTTGATCCTCGAGATAATAAGTGGTAAGAAAAGTAGAGGATATCATCATCCAGACCATAGTCATAACCTTATTGGACAT GCTTGGAGATTGTGGAATGAAGGCAAGTGCTTGGAATTGATTGATTCAGTATCAGGAGATTCGTTGTATATATCGGAAGTGATGCGATGCTACCATATTAGCCTCTTATGTGCGCAACATCATGCTGAGGACAGGCCAAGCATGGCAGTTGTGGTTTTAATGTTAGGTAGCAAGAATCTATTGCCTGAGCCCAAAGAACCTGGGTTTTTCAAGTACAAAGGTCGACACAGAGAAGAATCTTCATCGAGCAAAATTGAATCATCCTCAACCAATGAAATGACGATCTCATTGCTGGAAGCTCGATAG
- the LOC110604514 gene encoding G-type lectin S-receptor-like serine/threonine-protein kinase At4g27290 isoform X3, giving the protein MSMDTASLAFLGTATSLVIFLFKFSTALDTITPSQSLSDGETLVSREGTFELGFFSLDDSEKRYLGIWYGNIPSKTVVWVANRNNPINGSSGLLTINSTGNPVLLSDNRTVVWSVSNLTKEAQEPILQLLDSGNFVLRNKNGGDLGIYLWQSFDYPCDTLLPGMKLGWDSKSGLNRHLSSWRSPTDPSPGDFMWEVQLHSNPEAVMWKGTEKYYRSGPWNGIAFSGGIALRPNPVFGFNFVSTEEEIYYKFNLNNESLLTRIVMNQTTYNRERYTWNDVNRSWSLYDIVPRDRCDSYGLCGAYGNCIVSELPVCQCLKGFKPRSLETWNLKDWSQGCMRNKPLNCETGDGFLKFSGLKLPDTTHSWVNKTMNLRECRATCLKNCSCMAYSSSDIRGGGSGCAIWFGDLMDMRQLPADGGQELYIRMNASETEGKAKPKMKIAIITVAAIAMVSGMLIVSFAIYKRKTKSTEQTSNNTQNNQDNEDIELPLFGLPIIVNSTNNFSINKKIGEGGFGPVYRGKLIDGQEIAVKRLSRTSGQGLNEFKNEVIFIAKLQHRNLVKLLGCCIQGEERMLVYEYMPNKSLDSFIFDKTRSRLLDWAKRFNIICGIARGLLYLHQDSRLRIIHRDLKASNILLDNEMNPKISDFGMAKTVGGEQTEGNTNRVVGTYGYMAPEYATDGIFSDKSDVFSFGILILEIISGKKSRGYHHPDHSHNLIGHKGSRALGLEIVE; this is encoded by the exons ATGTCAATGGATACCGCTTCACTTGCATTTCTCGGTACCGCTACCAGTCTTGTCATTTTCCTATTCAAATTCTCCACTGCCCTTGACACCATTACTCCCTCTCAATCTTTGAGCGATGGCGAGACCTTGGTTTCCAGAGAGGGAACATTCGAACTGGGTTTCTTCAGTCTCGACGATTCTGAGAAACGTTATTTGGGAATTTGGTATGGAAATATTCCCAGTAAAACTGTTGTTTGGGTTGCAAATAGGAATAATCCGATCAATGGTTCTTCTGGTTTGTTGACTATAAATAGCACCGGCAATCCTGTTCTCCTTAGTGACAACAGAACTGTTGTTTGGTCAGTATCGAACTTGACAAAAGAAGCACAAGAGCCAATTTTGCAGCTTTTAGATTCAGGAAATTTTGTTTTAAGAAACAAAAATGGTGGAGATTTAGGAATCTACTTGTGGCAAAGCTTTGATTATCCATGTGATACACTactacctggaatgaagctggGATGGGACTCAAAGTCCGGACTTAATAGACATCTATCATCGTGGAGGAGTCCAACTGATCCATCTCCTGGAGATTTTATGTGGGAGGTACAATTGCATAGTAATCCTGAGGCAGTTATGTGGAAGGGCACAGAGAAATACTATCGGAGTGGCCCATGGAATGGTATTGCATTCAGTGGTGGCATCGCACTAAGGCCTAACCCTGTCTTTGGGTTCAATTTTGTGTCAACTGAGGAGGAGATATATTACAAATTCAACCTGAACAATGAATCTCTATTAACAAGGATAGTTATGAATCAAACCACATATAATCGTGAGCGGTATACTTGGAATGATGTCAATCGAAGCTGGAGCCTCTATGACATTGTGCCAAGAGACCGTTGTGATAGCTATGGCCTTTGTGGTGCCTATGGAAATTGCATAGTTAGTGAATTGCCAGTTTGCCAATGTTTAAAAGGCTTCAAGCCTAGATCATTAGAGACTTGGAACTTAAAGGATTGGTCTCAAGGATGCATGCGCAATAAACCATTAAACTGCGAGACAGGAGATGGGTTTCTTAAATTTTCTGGGTTAAAGTTGCCAGATACTACGCATTCTTGGGTCAACAAAACAATGAATCTCAGAGAATGCAGGGCTACATGCTTAAAAAATTGTTCTTGTATGGCATATTCAAGTTCAGATATTAGAGGAGGAGGCAGTGGATGTGCCATTTGGTTTGGTGACCTGATGGATATGAGACAGTTACCAGCTGATGGAGGGCAAGAACTATATATCCGAATGAATGCTTCCGAAACAG AGGGGAAAGCGAAACCTAAGATGAAGATAGCAATTATAACTGTTGCTGCCATTGCAATGGTCTCTGGGATGCTTATAGTCAGTTTTGCCATATACAAAAGGAAGACCAAGTCCACTG aGCAAACATCAAATAATACACAAAATAATCAGGACAATGAAGACATAGAGCTACCACTGTTCGGGTTACCTATAATAGTTAATTCCACCAATAACTTTTCAATCAACAAGAAGATAGGAGAAGGTGGTTTTGGACCTGTCTACAGG ggcaaactaaTAGATGGACAAGAAATTGCCGTGAAGAGGCTATCAAGGACTTCTGGACAAGGGTTAAATGAGTTCAAAAATGAAGTCATATTTATAGCGAAACTTCAACACCGAAATCTTGTAAAGCTTCTTGGTTGTTGCATTCAAGGAGAAGAGAGAATGCTGGTTTATGAGTACATGCCCAATAAAAGCCTTGACTCCTTCATTTTTG ATAAAACAAGAAGTAGACTGCTAGACTGGGCCAAGCGTTTCAACATTATTTGTGGGATTGCTAGGGGCCTTCTCTATCTCCATCAAGATTCAAGATTGAGGATTATTCATAGGGATCTCAAAGCAAGTAACATATTACTTGACAATGAGATGAACccaaaaatttcagattttggcATGGCCAAAACTGTTGGAGGTGAACAAACTGAAGGAAACACAAATAGGGTGGTTGGAACTTA TGGGTATATGGCACCGGAATATGCAACTGATGGGATCTTCTCAGACAAATCTGACGTGTTTAGTTTTGGTATCTTGATCCTCGAGATAATAAGTGGTAAGAAAAGTAGAGGATATCATCATCCAGACCATAGTCATAACCTTATTGGACAT AAGGGTTCTCGTGCTTTAGGCTTGGAGATTGTGGAATGA